In Candidatus Binataceae bacterium, one genomic interval encodes:
- a CDS encoding zf-HC2 domain-containing protein translates to MDCGTYIEQFLSAHADGELSEDELRAAEEHVAGCAACRERLKEERALKQTLHEHLGALKTPTQVRERIRLALDREQASESFPEPSPAVRGASRSKWLRPRIWVPGAIAALLVIGLTTLSTFSPPRHPAVQLDQALEEAFSTDSVPLFDGGVRHLQSFEKKFEPNVPSGSPADISDAYLGHKMPGYLWNFGPSGFQLAGGRLETLPSGDLAAYTFYRGDKGGILCVYEHFQGTFPGGPIHETHEHSYYVYKGYSICISKYPRGDFVCILITHRPIDEFMQTIADSSM, encoded by the coding sequence GTGGATTGCGGCACTTACATAGAGCAGTTCCTTTCGGCGCACGCCGACGGCGAGTTGAGTGAGGACGAACTCCGGGCCGCCGAGGAGCATGTCGCCGGATGCGCAGCCTGCCGCGAGCGCTTAAAAGAAGAGCGCGCGCTCAAGCAGACCCTGCACGAGCATCTCGGCGCACTCAAAACACCCACCCAGGTTCGCGAACGTATTCGCCTGGCACTGGATCGTGAACAGGCGAGCGAATCCTTCCCTGAGCCGAGCCCGGCGGTCCGAGGTGCTTCGCGATCGAAGTGGTTGCGTCCCCGCATATGGGTGCCCGGCGCCATCGCGGCTCTGCTGGTAATCGGATTGACCACGCTGAGCACGTTCTCGCCACCCAGACATCCGGCCGTGCAGCTGGATCAGGCGTTGGAAGAAGCATTTTCAACTGATTCAGTTCCGCTGTTCGATGGAGGGGTCCGCCACCTCCAGAGTTTTGAGAAAAAGTTCGAGCCCAACGTGCCCTCGGGAAGCCCCGCTGACATTTCGGACGCCTATCTCGGGCACAAGATGCCCGGCTACTTATGGAACTTCGGTCCCTCGGGATTTCAACTGGCGGGCGGCCGGCTCGAGACGTTGCCTAGCGGCGACCTGGCTGCGTACACATTCTACCGCGGCGACAAGGGCGGTATTCTGTGCGTCTACGAGCACTTTCAGGGGACGTTTCCCGGGGGCCCGATACACGAAACCCACGAGCACTCCTACTACGTGTACAAAGGCTACTCGATTTGCATCAGCAAATATCCGCGCGGTGACTTCGTCTGCATCTTGATAACCCATCGCCCCATAGACGAGTTCATGCAAACGATCGCGGACTCGTCGATGTGA
- the purF gene encoding amidophosphoribosyltransferase: MTEVDVLSVEESNLDAFHEECGVFGVYGHPEAANLAYLGLYALQHRGQESAGIVSSNGKALIAHRGMGLVADIFNSDIIGRLEGTSAIGHNRYSTTGSTSIKNCQPLVVEYKRGGLAVGHNGNLVNFQELRERLEANGSIFQSSSDSEVIIHLIASSHAPTLVAQVSEALAQLRGAYSLVVLTESCLIAVRDPHGFRPLVLGNLNGASIVASETCALDLVRAEYIREVDPGEMLVIDENGVRSIKPFPPAPPKRCVFEYVYFARPDSLLYGRNVYQVRKTQGRALARECPAEADIVVPVPDAGNAAALGFAEESGLPFEMGLVRSHYVGRTFIEPRQSIRHFGVKIKFNPVAELLRNKRIVLIEDSIVRGTTLRKVIPMLREAGAREVHMRIAAPPTTHSCFYGIDTPTREELLAASHSVEEIRRYIGADSLGYLSWEGLYSFINSGREEFCDACFTGNYPVEIPRRHEPHQLHLFDAKEREAERISSIVER; encoded by the coding sequence ATGACTGAAGTCGATGTGCTGAGCGTCGAGGAATCGAACCTCGACGCCTTCCACGAGGAGTGCGGGGTATTCGGGGTGTACGGCCATCCGGAGGCCGCCAACCTGGCATACCTCGGCCTTTACGCGCTGCAACATCGCGGACAGGAATCCGCGGGCATCGTCTCCTCCAACGGCAAGGCGTTGATTGCGCATCGCGGGATGGGACTGGTCGCGGATATCTTCAACAGCGATATCATCGGGCGCCTGGAGGGGACCAGCGCGATCGGACACAATCGCTACTCAACAACCGGTTCCACCTCCATCAAGAATTGTCAGCCGCTGGTAGTCGAGTACAAGCGCGGTGGACTGGCGGTAGGGCACAACGGCAACTTGGTCAACTTCCAGGAGCTGCGCGAACGGCTCGAAGCCAATGGCTCGATCTTCCAATCTTCCTCGGACAGCGAGGTCATCATCCATCTGATCGCTTCCTCGCATGCGCCAACGCTGGTTGCCCAGGTGAGCGAAGCGCTCGCGCAGCTGCGCGGCGCATACTCGCTGGTCGTGCTTACCGAGTCTTGCCTGATAGCAGTCCGTGATCCACACGGCTTCCGACCGTTGGTGCTTGGCAATCTCAACGGTGCCTCGATCGTTGCGTCGGAGACCTGCGCGCTCGACCTGGTCCGCGCCGAATACATTCGCGAGGTCGACCCGGGCGAGATGCTGGTGATCGACGAAAATGGAGTTCGATCGATAAAACCCTTCCCGCCCGCGCCGCCGAAGCGATGCGTGTTCGAATACGTGTACTTCGCACGACCCGACAGCCTGCTGTATGGACGCAACGTCTACCAGGTGCGAAAGACACAAGGCCGCGCGCTAGCGCGGGAGTGCCCTGCCGAGGCCGATATCGTGGTTCCGGTCCCGGACGCAGGAAACGCGGCGGCACTTGGGTTCGCAGAAGAATCCGGCCTGCCCTTTGAAATGGGTTTGGTGCGCAGCCACTACGTGGGCCGCACTTTCATCGAGCCGCGCCAGTCGATTCGGCATTTCGGCGTCAAAATCAAATTTAACCCGGTGGCCGAGTTGCTGCGCAACAAGCGCATCGTGTTGATCGAAGATTCGATAGTGAGAGGGACCACGCTACGCAAGGTCATACCGATGCTGCGGGAGGCGGGTGCGCGCGAAGTACACATGCGAATCGCCGCGCCTCCCACTACCCATTCGTGTTTCTATGGGATCGACACGCCGACTCGCGAGGAACTGCTTGCCGCATCGCATTCGGTCGAGGAAATTCGTCGGTACATCGGAGCCGACTCGCTGGGCTATCTGAGCTGGGAAGGGCTCTATTCGTTCATCAATAGCGGGCGCGAGGAGTTCTGCGACGCGTGCTTCACGGGCAATTACCCGGTGGAGATCCCGCGCCGCCACGAGCCTCACCAACTCCACCTTTTTGATGCCAAGGAGCGTGAAGCCGAGCGGATCTCCTCGATCGTGGAGCGCTAA
- the purL gene encoding phosphoribosylformylglycinamidine synthase subunit PurL, with amino-acid sequence MIPVSLPGEPRVDSEQARVHGLTPDEFQKIETILGRMPTYTELGVFSVMWSEHCSYKSSRKHLRTLPSRSELVVQGPGENAGAIDVGDGWVAAFKIESHNHPSFVEPYQGAATGVGGILRDIFTMGARPIASMNSLKFGSFDHPRTSYLLGGVVGGIGGYGNCVGVPTVAGEVMFDPSYNGNILVNAFCLGLARRGELLSARASGVGNPVLYVGSATGRDGIHGASLLASAEFDAQSESKRPTVQVGDPFTEKLLIEACLEAAKSGAIVAIQDMGAAGLTSSSSEMAARGGLGVELDLDRVPLREPNLTPYEILLSESQERMLIVAKRGREAELQAIFERWDLHAVVIGEVIGERRWRARWRGQLVADLPVGVLAEEAPAYERPMKPVVPSRVGGRVTTRVPAPSAALKALLENPNVASKRWVFRQYDSLVQGNTVSGPGLSDAAVLRLKHSRRAIALTVDSNPRACALDPYLGAVATVVEAARNVACAGARPVGITNCLNYGNPERPEIMWQFAEGVRGLGDAARSLSAPVVSGNVSFYNETEGRAIPPTPTIAVLGVMADVSRRVTACFQQAGDSILLLRTNRPRLAGSEYAAMFGSADDALAPIDLGREAALVDGLVAAAERGLIKSAHDVAEGGLVVALAEGCFNPGGVVGAEADFAARDLTSTAELFGEGASTVVISSSVKDVGQLEQIFSSRGIECHSLGRVTAEARLRLVPVVDEDVRELERRYEEALPKRLAVND; translated from the coding sequence ATGATTCCGGTTTCACTGCCCGGTGAGCCGCGCGTGGATAGCGAGCAAGCTCGCGTGCACGGCCTCACCCCGGACGAATTTCAGAAGATCGAAACAATCCTCGGCCGCATGCCCACCTACACCGAGCTCGGCGTGTTCTCGGTAATGTGGTCGGAACACTGCTCCTACAAGTCCTCGCGCAAGCACCTGCGCACGCTGCCGAGCCGGAGCGAACTGGTGGTCCAGGGTCCCGGCGAAAACGCCGGCGCCATCGATGTCGGCGACGGCTGGGTCGCGGCCTTCAAGATCGAAAGCCACAACCATCCGTCTTTCGTCGAGCCGTACCAGGGCGCGGCCACCGGCGTCGGCGGAATTCTGCGCGACATTTTCACGATGGGCGCGCGGCCGATCGCCTCGATGAACTCCCTCAAGTTCGGATCTTTCGACCATCCGCGCACCAGCTATCTGCTGGGCGGCGTGGTCGGCGGAATCGGCGGCTACGGCAATTGCGTTGGGGTGCCGACGGTGGCGGGCGAGGTGATGTTCGACCCATCCTACAACGGAAACATCCTCGTCAATGCGTTCTGTCTCGGACTCGCGCGCCGCGGCGAGCTGCTGAGCGCGCGCGCGAGCGGGGTGGGCAACCCGGTTCTCTACGTCGGCTCCGCCACCGGGCGCGACGGAATTCACGGCGCATCGCTGCTCGCATCGGCGGAGTTCGATGCGCAAAGCGAGTCCAAGCGCCCCACCGTCCAGGTCGGCGATCCGTTTACCGAGAAGCTGCTGATCGAGGCATGCCTCGAGGCAGCCAAGAGCGGCGCGATCGTCGCGATCCAGGACATGGGCGCGGCGGGTCTGACCTCCTCTTCGAGCGAGATGGCGGCGCGGGGAGGGCTGGGAGTCGAGCTCGACCTGGACCGGGTTCCGCTGCGCGAGCCAAATCTGACGCCGTACGAAATTCTCCTGTCGGAGTCGCAGGAGCGTATGCTGATCGTTGCCAAGCGCGGGCGCGAAGCAGAACTGCAGGCGATCTTCGAGCGCTGGGATCTTCACGCGGTGGTGATTGGCGAGGTTATCGGCGAGCGCCGGTGGCGCGCGCGCTGGCGTGGTCAGCTGGTCGCCGACCTTCCGGTCGGTGTACTGGCCGAAGAAGCGCCCGCTTACGAGCGCCCGATGAAACCGGTTGTGCCCTCCCGCGTTGGTGGGCGCGTGACCACTCGCGTTCCAGCGCCCTCTGCGGCACTTAAAGCGTTACTTGAGAATCCCAACGTAGCCTCGAAGCGCTGGGTGTTTCGCCAGTACGACTCGCTCGTGCAGGGTAATACCGTCTCGGGACCCGGGTTAAGCGACGCCGCCGTGCTGCGGCTCAAGCACAGCCGGCGTGCGATCGCGCTTACGGTGGACTCCAATCCTCGTGCGTGCGCTCTCGACCCCTATCTGGGCGCCGTTGCCACCGTCGTGGAAGCCGCGCGCAATGTGGCTTGCGCGGGTGCGCGGCCGGTGGGCATAACCAACTGCCTCAACTACGGAAATCCGGAGCGGCCGGAGATAATGTGGCAATTCGCCGAGGGTGTGCGCGGTTTGGGCGATGCGGCCCGCTCGCTTAGTGCCCCAGTAGTGAGTGGCAACGTCAGCTTCTACAACGAGACCGAAGGGCGCGCTATTCCTCCCACCCCCACCATCGCGGTACTCGGCGTGATGGCGGACGTGAGCCGGCGGGTCACGGCTTGCTTCCAGCAGGCCGGCGATTCGATTCTGCTGCTCAGAACCAATCGGCCTCGGCTGGCTGGTAGCGAATACGCCGCGATGTTCGGCAGCGCCGATGACGCGCTGGCGCCGATCGACCTGGGACGCGAGGCCGCGCTGGTGGACGGGCTGGTTGCTGCCGCTGAACGCGGCTTGATAAAATCAGCCCACGATGTAGCGGAGGGCGGGCTGGTGGTAGCGCTGGCCGAGGGCTGCTTTAATCCGGGCGGCGTGGTGGGTGCGGAAGCGGACTTCGCGGCGCGGGACCTTACCTCGACAGCAGAATTGTTCGGAGAGGGCGCCTCAACGGTAGTAATATCGTCATCGGTTAAAGACGTGGGACAGCTCGAGCAAATCTTCTCCAGCCGGGGAATTGAGTGCCATTCGCTGGGACGGGTAACGGCCGAAGCGCGGCTTCGGCTGGTGCCGGTGGTGGACGAAGATGTGCGCGAACTGGAGCGTCGCTATGAAGAAGCGCTGCCGAAGAGGCTCGCCGTCAATGACTGA
- the purQ gene encoding phosphoribosylformylglycinamidine synthase subunit PurQ — translation MKWGVVRFPGSLDDNDALWALREVMGQEASLLWHKDTSLQGVECVLLPGGFSYGDYLRCGAIARFSPIMDSVAKFAAEGGLVVGTCNGFQVLCEAHLLPGALTRNRTLSFICEPVHVRVENAQTPFTCALRQGEVLKLPIKHGEGLYVAPAAELRQMEERGQVLLRYVDAAGQQSDAANPNGSLHAIAGVANERFNVFGLMPHPEHAVEALLGGEDGLKIFRSIIESAR, via the coding sequence ATGAAATGGGGGGTAGTCAGGTTCCCCGGTTCGCTGGACGACAACGACGCGCTCTGGGCGCTGCGGGAGGTGATGGGCCAGGAAGCATCGCTGCTGTGGCATAAAGACACCTCCCTTCAAGGTGTGGAATGCGTGCTATTGCCGGGGGGCTTCAGCTACGGCGATTATCTCCGCTGCGGCGCGATCGCACGGTTTTCCCCGATAATGGACAGCGTCGCCAAATTCGCCGCCGAGGGCGGATTGGTCGTTGGCACCTGCAACGGCTTCCAGGTGCTGTGCGAGGCTCATCTGCTGCCGGGTGCGCTGACGCGAAATCGCACCCTGTCGTTCATCTGCGAGCCTGTACATGTGCGCGTCGAAAACGCGCAGACCCCGTTTACCTGCGCGCTGCGCCAGGGCGAGGTGCTCAAGTTGCCGATCAAGCACGGCGAGGGACTTTACGTGGCGCCGGCAGCCGAACTTCGCCAGATGGAAGAGCGCGGGCAGGTGCTGCTACGCTACGTGGACGCCGCCGGACAGCAGAGCGACGCGGCAAACCCCAACGGTTCGCTGCACGCGATTGCGGGCGTGGCCAACGAACGATTCAATGTGTTCGGCCTCATGCCGCATCCGGAACACGCGGTCGAGGCGCTGCTCGGCGGTGAGGACGGCCTCAAGATTTTCCGCTCGATTATCGAGAGCGCGCGATGA
- the purS gene encoding phosphoribosylformylglycinamidine synthase subunit PurS, with amino-acid sequence MKVFVTPRRGILDPQGRAVEHALKSLGFKSVAGVKIGKYIVLEIGAQSTAEARDQAHQMCERLLANPLIEDYTFEVEGE; translated from the coding sequence GTGAAAGTCTTCGTTACCCCGCGCAGGGGAATCCTCGACCCGCAGGGCCGCGCAGTCGAGCATGCGCTGAAGAGCCTTGGCTTCAAGAGCGTTGCCGGCGTCAAGATCGGCAAGTACATCGTGCTTGAGATCGGCGCCCAATCGACTGCCGAGGCGCGTGACCAGGCACACCAGATGTGCGAGCGGTTGCTCGCCAATCCGCTCATCGAGGACTACACGTTCGAGGTCGAAGGCGAATGA
- the purC gene encoding phosphoribosylaminoimidazolesuccinocarboxamide synthase: MQSAPQKREMFYEGKAKKLYTTSDPDLVIQYFKDDATAFNAKKRGTIEDKGVMNNRMSELFFTLLERAGVRTHFVRRLDDREMLCKRLDIVPVETVVRNIVAGSMAKRLGREEGAPLKQPVVEYYYKSDPLDDPLIYPEHAIEFGWATAPEIEQIKSLALKVNEILKRFLDERGVLLVDFKLEFGRHKGEILLGDEICPDTCRFWDKQTRQKLDKDRFRRDLGGVEEAYHEMLRRVES, from the coding sequence GTGCAATCTGCTCCTCAAAAACGTGAAATGTTCTACGAGGGCAAGGCCAAGAAGCTCTACACGACGTCGGACCCGGACCTCGTGATCCAGTACTTCAAGGACGATGCGACCGCGTTCAACGCCAAAAAGCGCGGGACCATCGAAGACAAGGGTGTGATGAACAACCGGATGTCGGAATTGTTCTTCACTCTGCTGGAACGCGCCGGGGTCAGGACCCATTTTGTCCGCCGCCTGGACGATCGCGAGATGCTGTGCAAGCGCCTCGATATCGTTCCGGTCGAAACCGTGGTGCGGAATATCGTCGCGGGCTCGATGGCGAAGCGGCTCGGCCGCGAGGAGGGCGCGCCGCTCAAGCAGCCGGTGGTCGAGTACTACTACAAGTCCGACCCGCTAGATGATCCGCTGATTTACCCCGAACACGCGATCGAATTCGGGTGGGCGACTGCGCCCGAGATCGAGCAAATCAAGTCACTGGCACTTAAGGTCAATGAAATCCTCAAGCGCTTCCTCGATGAGCGCGGCGTACTATTGGTCGATTTCAAGCTGGAGTTCGGTCGCCACAAGGGCGAGATCCTGCTGGGCGACGAGATCTGTCCCGACACCTGCCGCTTCTGGGACAAGCAGACGCGCCAAAAGCTGGACAAAGACCGGTTTCGCCGCGATCTGGGTGGCGTGGAGGAGGCTTACCACGAGATGCTGCGCAGGGTGGAGAGCTGA
- the purB gene encoding adenylosuccinate lyase, with the protein MGDNSVVLKRSRVPVAFKSADIDAALMAVSPIDGRYRARTRVLAEYFSEFALIRYRVRVEVEWYLTLAENSRFDALAPLPAATQKKLRAIYESFSLDDARKVKELESETNHDVKAVEYFLKERVAMVDGKLPIELVHFGCTSEDINNLAYALSLKEFAQRELIPQIEKIVARISGLAYRYRSLAMLARTHGQEASPTTLGKELAIFAARLDRQLAQLRRQEYLGKCNGAVGNFNAHHFAAPEVDWLAHSRRFVEGLALVWNPLTTQIESHDFMAEMFAVVERIDTILLGFCRDIWAYISIGYFSQKAVKGETGSSVMPHKVNPIDFENAEGNFGTASALLGHLAAKLPISRWQRDLSDSTALRAVGTAFGHVVVALAALERGLGRVEVNEPRIAADLEDEEAWEVVAEGIQTLMRAYGLPRPYETLKELTRGRRVDRRAIQEFIEALPLENRAREALRKLSPRSYGGLAAALVERYAPKSGG; encoded by the coding sequence ATGGGCGATAATTCCGTGGTACTCAAACGATCTCGAGTCCCGGTGGCATTCAAGTCGGCCGATATCGATGCCGCTTTGATGGCGGTAAGCCCCATCGATGGGCGTTACCGCGCACGCACGCGTGTACTGGCGGAATATTTCAGTGAGTTCGCCCTGATCCGTTATCGCGTGAGGGTCGAAGTCGAATGGTACTTGACCCTCGCGGAAAATTCTCGATTCGACGCGCTGGCGCCGCTGCCGGCAGCAACGCAGAAAAAGTTGCGGGCAATCTACGAGAGCTTCTCACTCGACGATGCCCGCAAAGTCAAGGAGCTCGAGTCCGAGACCAACCACGACGTGAAAGCGGTTGAGTATTTCCTGAAAGAACGCGTGGCGATGGTGGACGGAAAACTGCCGATCGAGCTGGTACATTTCGGCTGTACCAGCGAGGACATCAACAATCTCGCCTACGCGCTCAGCCTGAAGGAATTCGCGCAGCGAGAGCTGATTCCGCAGATCGAGAAGATCGTTGCGCGTATTTCCGGCCTGGCCTATCGCTACCGCTCGCTTGCCATGCTCGCGCGAACCCACGGCCAGGAAGCCTCGCCGACCACTCTTGGCAAGGAACTCGCCATTTTTGCGGCGCGCCTCGATCGCCAGCTTGCCCAGCTCCGGCGCCAGGAATATCTGGGCAAATGCAACGGCGCGGTCGGCAATTTCAATGCTCATCACTTTGCTGCTCCCGAGGTCGATTGGCTCGCCCATTCGCGGAGATTCGTGGAGGGTCTGGCCCTGGTCTGGAACCCGCTGACCACGCAGATCGAAAGCCACGATTTTATGGCCGAGATGTTCGCGGTGGTTGAACGCATCGACACCATCCTGCTCGGTTTCTGCCGCGACATATGGGCGTATATCTCGATCGGCTACTTCAGCCAGAAGGCGGTCAAGGGCGAGACCGGCTCGTCGGTGATGCCACACAAGGTCAATCCGATTGATTTTGAGAACGCCGAGGGCAATTTCGGGACCGCATCAGCACTGCTGGGGCATCTGGCGGCGAAACTGCCCATTTCCCGCTGGCAGCGGGACTTGAGCGACTCCACCGCGCTGCGCGCGGTGGGGACCGCGTTCGGGCACGTGGTAGTCGCCCTGGCGGCACTCGAGCGAGGCCTGGGCCGCGTCGAGGTCAACGAGCCTCGAATCGCCGCGGATCTTGAGGATGAGGAGGCCTGGGAGGTGGTTGCGGAGGGTATTCAGACGCTGATGCGCGCCTATGGGCTGCCACGGCCGTATGAGACTCTGAAGGAGCTGACCCGTGGCCGGAGAGTCGACCGTCGCGCGATCCAGGAATTTATCGAGGCTTTGCCGCTTGAAAACCGCGCTCGCGAAGCGCTCCGGAAGCTCTCGCCGCGCAGCTACGGAGGCCTCGCGGCGGCATTGGTTGAACGTTACGCGCCCAAATCGGGAGGGTGA
- the dut gene encoding dUTP diphosphatase → MSVVIKFRRLRQSAQLPVYQTQHAAGMDLAADVSGTVFVAPHERRAIPTGLTIEIPPGYEGQVRPRSGRAINEGLTMINSPGTIDADYRGEVKVLIVNLGDRTIEIHPGDRIAQLVIAPAVRAEIEEVHELAGSGRGPGGFGHTGR, encoded by the coding sequence ATGAGCGTAGTCATCAAATTCAGGCGTCTTCGCCAAAGCGCGCAGCTTCCCGTATATCAAACTCAGCATGCCGCCGGGATGGACCTGGCAGCCGACGTCAGCGGCACCGTTTTCGTCGCTCCCCACGAGCGGCGTGCGATTCCGACCGGCCTGACGATTGAAATTCCTCCCGGCTATGAGGGGCAGGTTCGACCTCGCAGCGGCCGGGCGATCAATGAAGGCCTCACCATGATCAACTCACCGGGAACTATCGACGCGGACTATCGTGGTGAGGTGAAGGTGCTGATCGTGAACCTGGGCGACCGCACGATTGAAATTCATCCGGGCGATCGCATCGCGCAACTCGTGATCGCGCCCGCGGTGCGGGCCGAGATCGAGGAAGTGCATGAACTCGCCGGAAGTGGCCGCGGACCGGGTGGTTTCGGGCACACCGGACGGTGA
- a CDS encoding pitrilysin family protein — MISSSSLSNGLRVLTESMPHVLSSTIGIWVENGSRYEEPADNGVSHFIEHLLFKGTRKRTAAQIAEEMDAVGGVLNAFTGKEYTCYYAKVLGQHLPMATELLADIFLESLFAPEEIDRERQVVLQEISQAEDTPDDFIHDLFTLNFWRGHPLALPIFGSVATVNRIDRDLLVSFMGERYRAGRIFIAAAGQVDHNQLVHDCQRLFGGIPGDGRVEKIAPPDETPMVVNHEKQLEQMHICIGGPGLSQVSDLRYTSYVLNTALGGGMSSRLFQEVREKRGRVYSIYSSMASYADCGYSLIYAGTNPEWLDEVLEVTLKEIRKVVREGLRPEELARAKSQIKGNMLLGLEGTESRMNRLARNEIYFAREVPLEELADGIDSVTADQIVELANALFEPGKMAMALLGDLKGRQLGTSVFSELG; from the coding sequence ATGATTTCCAGCTCCAGCCTAAGCAACGGCCTGCGGGTTCTGACCGAGTCCATGCCGCACGTCCTCTCGAGCACCATCGGAATCTGGGTGGAGAACGGCTCGCGCTACGAAGAACCTGCCGACAATGGTGTGAGCCACTTTATCGAGCACCTGTTGTTCAAGGGCACGCGCAAGCGCACCGCCGCGCAAATCGCCGAAGAGATGGACGCGGTCGGCGGCGTGCTGAACGCGTTTACCGGGAAGGAGTACACCTGCTACTACGCCAAGGTGCTGGGGCAGCATCTGCCGATGGCCACCGAACTGCTCGCCGACATTTTTTTGGAGTCGCTGTTTGCCCCGGAAGAAATCGATCGCGAGCGCCAGGTGGTCCTGCAGGAAATCTCCCAGGCCGAAGACACCCCGGACGATTTCATCCACGACCTATTTACGCTCAACTTCTGGCGCGGCCATCCGCTGGCGCTGCCGATTTTCGGTTCCGTCGCTACGGTAAACCGGATCGATCGCGACCTCCTGGTGTCATTCATGGGCGAGCGCTATCGCGCGGGTCGAATCTTCATCGCCGCAGCCGGACAGGTGGATCACAATCAACTGGTGCACGACTGCCAGCGCCTGTTCGGCGGAATTCCCGGCGATGGGCGAGTCGAGAAAATTGCGCCACCCGACGAAACGCCGATGGTGGTGAACCACGAGAAGCAGCTCGAGCAGATGCATATCTGCATCGGGGGTCCCGGCCTAAGCCAGGTCAGCGACCTGCGCTACACCAGCTACGTGCTTAACACCGCCTTGGGGGGCGGGATGTCGTCGCGCTTGTTCCAGGAAGTCCGCGAGAAGCGCGGCCGCGTCTACAGTATTTACTCATCGATGGCATCGTACGCGGACTGCGGCTACTCGCTCATCTACGCGGGGACCAATCCAGAGTGGCTCGACGAAGTTCTCGAAGTGACGCTCAAGGAGATCCGCAAGGTCGTGCGGGAGGGTCTCAGGCCCGAGGAATTGGCGCGCGCCAAGAGCCAGATCAAAGGCAACATGCTGCTCGGTCTGGAAGGGACCGAGAGCAGGATGAACCGGCTCGCGCGCAACGAGATTTACTTTGCGCGCGAGGTCCCGCTCGAAGAACTGGCCGATGGCATCGACAGCGTCACCGCAGATCAGATCGTCGAACTGGCGAATGCGCTGTTCGAACCCGGCAAGATGGCGATGGCCCTGCTCGGTGACCTAAAGGGCCGCCAGCTCGGCACCAGCGTTTTTTCCGAACTCGGCTAG